GGCACGAGTAAGATGCTTCTCTGCGGTCTGCATGACGTTCTTTTGGCGCTAACCTGTTTCCCGGCCAGGCAAGCGTATTTTTGCGCCATGCTCCCAAAAATTCGCTCTACAACCGTGCTCGGCGTGCGCCACAACGGCCAGATTGCCCTCGGGGCCGACGGCCAGGCCACGATGGATAAGCACGTGGCCAAAAACAACGTGCGCAAAGTGCGCCAACTCAACGATGGCAAGGTGGTAACCGGCTTCGCCGGCTCCACGGCCGATGCGTTTATGCTGCTCGACCGCTTCGAGGAAAAGCTCGCTGCCTATGGCAACAACCTCAAGCGTGCCTCCATTGAGCTGGCGAAGGACTGGCGCAAAGACCAGTACCTGCGCAAGTTAGAAGCCATGATGGTGGTCTGCGACAAGGACGAGCTGCTCATTGTGAGCGGCACCGGCGACGTGCTGGAGCCCGATACCGACGTGGCCGCCATCGGCAGCGGGGCCATGTACGCGCAGGCCGCCGCGCTAGCCCTGAAGAAGCACGCCTCGCACCTCACGGCCCGCCAGATGGTGGAAGACGCCCTACACATCGCGGCCGATATCTGCATCTATACTAACCATAATCTGATAATTGCGGAGCCGGCCTGATGCGTTAAATAGCCGCCGATAGTTCACTTTTGTAAAGCCCTAGCTATGCCGCTTGCCTTGCCCCAGAGCTACCACAACTCTAAAACCAAAGCGGCGGGGTTGCTGCTGCTTTCCTTGCTTTTTGTGAGCGGCGGGGCTTTGATAGTTTGGAAAGGCGACACCGAAGACCACTGGATAGGTGGGCTGCTAATGGCGTTTTTTATAGTTGGCGTAGTGGTATTTGCCCGGCAGTTTCTGGACCAGGCCCCCCGCCTCACGCTCACGGCCACGGGCATGACGGACCGCTCTCTCAAGCTGGGCGAAATTCCCTGGCGCGATATCGAAGGGGCCTATTTGCGCAGCGTTTATTTGCGCAGCGTTCGCGGCAGCGAGTTTATTTGCCTGCAACTACGCAACACCGACGACTACCTGGCCCGCCTCTCGCCGATGATGCGCCGTCTCTTAGGTACCAATACTGCCCTGGGTTTTACTCCCATCTCGCTCAATCTGACCGGCCTAAAGGCTGATACTAACGAGATTCTGGCTATCGTGCTGGCGCAAAGTGGGCGGTAGATTAGTTTGTATTTTTTGCCTGCCAGGGCGGTCCTTTTACCGACGCAAGTTATTTTTATTTCACCTAAAAAGCTAACAGCTAGTAGCTAACAGCTTAATAAAGATGCAAATCACCAACTTCCTCAAGCACCACTACCGCCACTTCAACGCCGCCGCCCTCATCGACGCGGCCGAGGGCTACAACAAGCACCTCGCCGAAGGCGGCAAAATGATGATTACCCTGGCCGGCGCCATGAGCACCGCCGAAATGGGTATTCAATTAGCCGAGCTAATCCGGCAGGATAAGGTGCAGATTATCAGCTGTACTGGTGCCAACCTGGAGGAAGATATCTTCAACCTGGTGGCGCACGATTTCTACGAGCGCGTGCCCCACTACCGCGACCTCACGCCCGCCGACGAGCAGGCCCTGCTCGAGCGCCACATGAACCGCGTGACCGACACCTGCATCCCCGAAGAGGAGGCTATGCGCCGCCTGGAACACGTGGTATTGAAGTTTTGGGAAAAGGCCGACAAGGCCGGCGAAGCTTATTTCCCCCACGAATTCTTCTACCAGATTCTGCTGAGCGGCGAGCTGGAGCAATATTACCAGATTGACCCGAAAGACTCGTGGATGCTGGCGGCAGCTGAGAAAAACCTGCCCATCATCTGCCCCGGCTGGGAAGACTCGACGCTCGGTAACATCTACGCCGGCCACGTCATCACGGGCGATATCCAGAACGTGCACACCATGCGCACGGGCATCCAGTACATGATTTACCTGGCCGAGTGGTACACCAAGCAGGCCACCGATGAGAACAAAGTAGGCTTCTTCCAGATTGGCGGCGGTATTGCTGGCGACTTTCCTATCTGCGTGGTGCCCATGCTGCACCAGGACCTGGGCCGCACCAGCGTGCCGCTGTGGGGCTATTTCTGCCAGATTTCGGATTCGACGACTAGCTACGGCAGCTACTCGGGTGCCGTGCCCAACGAGAAAATTACCTGGGGCAAGCTGGGCCAGAACACGCCGAAATTCATCATCGAAAGCGACGCTACCATCGTGGCCCCGCTGATTTTTGCCATCGTGCTCGGGCAATAACCTATGCTGATTCCGCGCCCCGCGCCGGACCGCGCCGCCCCGGACCCCGGCCCTACCCCCCCTCACCGGGCCGGGTGGGGCCAGGTGGCCGGGGCGGCGTTGCTATTAGCAGGAATAGCGGCGCTGTTGGTCTACATTCTCACGCCCTACCCCGTCCTACGCGACGGGTACCTGCGCCACACGCCCTATTTGTATCGCGCCGCCGCTTGGCCCCGCGACTTTTTCACGCCCGCCGTAAAGGCCCGCGGCAATCTGCTGGCGGCGCTGGCGTTGGCGGCGCTGGTGGGGGTAGGGGCCTACGGCTGGTGGGTGCGCCCGCGCCAGCCGGCCGCCGCGCCGCCGTTGCGCCTATTGCGCCGGACCGATAAGCCCTGGCTGGCGGGGCTACTGCTGCTGGCGGCGGGCCTGTGGGCCTGGGGCGCTACCCAGGTGCCGCCTGCCTACGACGAGGTGTTTTCGGCGGTGTATTGCGCGGGCAACCAGTCGTTATTTGCCACCTGGAGCTACTACATGCTGCCCAATAACCACGTGCTGTTCAATCTGTTGAACGGCGGCTTGTTTGGCTGGCTGCACCGCCTGCCCTGGCTGGTGCCCACGGGCCGGTTGCTGTCGGGCCTGGCCTACGCGGGCACGCTGGTGGTAGTGTATCGGCTGGTGGCGGGCCTCACCGGGCGGCGGGGGGTAGGGGCGCTATTGGCGGTGCTGGCGGGGTTGCAGTTTTCGCTGTGGGGCTTCGGGTTTCAGGCCCGCGGCTATGCGCTGTACGCGCTATTGCACTGGGTGGCGGTGGGCACGCTACTGGCGCACTGGCGGCAGCCCAGGCAGCCGAAGTGGTTGCTGCTCAACATGCTGGCTGTGGCGGCGGGTTACGCGGTGGTACCCACTTTTCTGTTTTACCACGCGGCGCAGCTGCTGGCGGCCGCGGCGGTGCAGCAGCGGCAGCGCTGCTTCGACGGTCAGTTTTGGCGCTGCCAGGCGGGCGCGCTGGCCCTGGCAGGCGCGTTTTATTTGCCGATTATTGGCTTCTCGGGCCTGGCCTCGCTGGCGGCCAATCCCTACGTGCGGCCTTTCCAGGGCCGCCTGACCGAGTTCGTTATCAGAGCCTGGCCCGATGTGAGGGGCTACGCGCCGTACGCGTTTGGCGAAATCGGGCTGGGTCCCTGGCCAGCTTACATTCTGATTTTACTTCCCCTAACCCTGCTGGCGCACCGGCGCTACTGGCAGCTGGGGCTGTTGTATCTGACGTGGCTGCTGGCTGTGGCCGGTGGTACGTTGGGGCTGCGGCACGTTATTTTTCACCGCAACCTACTGGCATTTTTTAGCTTGGCGGTGGTGCTGGCTCCCCTCACGGTGGGCGTGTGGCTAAGCCGCTGGCGGCGCTGGGCCGGGCTGGCGGGCGCGTTAATTATAATTGGGGGGGTAGGGCTGGGCTTTGTGCGCCACAACCCGGTGCGCGAGCCGCTGGCGCTGTATTATTACGACCTGCCCGCTGGTTTTGACGCGGTCCAGCAGCGTCTGGCTAAGCTACCTAGTGGCGCGAAATCAATTGCTTTCTCCGAGGAAAGTTTCTACCCCTACTTTCTCTACCGCCGCGCCGGCCACCTGGCTCCGCACCCGGCGCAGCGCCCGGCGCAGCGCCCGGCCGCCGATTACTTTATCACGGCGCCCAACGAT
The genomic region above belongs to Hymenobacter psoromatis and contains:
- the hslV gene encoding ATP-dependent protease subunit HslV, which gives rise to MLPKIRSTTVLGVRHNGQIALGADGQATMDKHVAKNNVRKVRQLNDGKVVTGFAGSTADAFMLLDRFEEKLAAYGNNLKRASIELAKDWRKDQYLRKLEAMMVVCDKDELLIVSGTGDVLEPDTDVAAIGSGAMYAQAAALALKKHASHLTARQMVEDALHIAADICIYTNHNLIIAEPA
- a CDS encoding STM3941 family protein, with the translated sequence MPLALPQSYHNSKTKAAGLLLLSLLFVSGGALIVWKGDTEDHWIGGLLMAFFIVGVVVFARQFLDQAPRLTLTATGMTDRSLKLGEIPWRDIEGAYLRSVYLRSVRGSEFICLQLRNTDDYLARLSPMMRRLLGTNTALGFTPISLNLTGLKADTNEILAIVLAQSGR
- a CDS encoding deoxyhypusine synthase family protein — translated: MQITNFLKHHYRHFNAAALIDAAEGYNKHLAEGGKMMITLAGAMSTAEMGIQLAELIRQDKVQIISCTGANLEEDIFNLVAHDFYERVPHYRDLTPADEQALLERHMNRVTDTCIPEEEAMRRLEHVVLKFWEKADKAGEAYFPHEFFYQILLSGELEQYYQIDPKDSWMLAAAEKNLPIICPGWEDSTLGNIYAGHVITGDIQNVHTMRTGIQYMIYLAEWYTKQATDENKVGFFQIGGGIAGDFPICVVPMLHQDLGRTSVPLWGYFCQISDSTTSYGSYSGAVPNEKITWGKLGQNTPKFIIESDATIVAPLIFAIVLGQ